A region from the Pelagovum pacificum genome encodes:
- a CDS encoding Do family serine endopeptidase, whose product MTSQVLAHSKNGDTPPHRLRAAFTALVLGAAIALTQALPVNAQSRPTTFADLAEQVSPAVVNITTSTMVAGRSGPQGVVPEGSPFEDFFRNLPDEDSPRRSSALGSGFVISADGYIVTNNHVIEGADEIMIEFFDNDEQLVAEVVGTDPNTDIALLKVEAEDLPYVAFGDSDGTGARVGDWVMAMGNPLGQGFSISAGIISARNRALSGTYDDYIQTDAAINRGNSGGPLFNMDGEVIGVNTAILSPTGGSIGIGFAMSSAVVSNVVDQLQEYGETRRGWLGVRIQDVTPDMVDAIDGLDSAVGAMITDVPPGPAEDAGMQAGDIILTFDGTDVEDTRELVRMVGNAPVGKEVPVTVLREGENMDLTVTLGRRETDEAEAFPASSDAVPEEQGEAEVLGLTLSEVTTALTEQFDLTVEEGLVITGIDPMSEAASKGLLDGDVITEAGQQPVATVAEFQERIEEARDAGRRSLLLLVRRGGDPRFVALGLVEDDAGEEDDSAE is encoded by the coding sequence GTGACATCACAGGTGCTCGCCCATTCCAAAAATGGCGACACGCCGCCCCACAGGCTGCGCGCCGCTTTCACGGCACTGGTCCTCGGCGCGGCGATCGCGCTGACGCAGGCGCTGCCGGTCAACGCGCAGAGCCGGCCCACCACTTTCGCCGACCTCGCAGAACAGGTCAGCCCGGCCGTCGTGAACATCACGACCTCGACCATGGTCGCCGGCCGCTCCGGCCCGCAAGGTGTCGTGCCCGAAGGCTCGCCCTTCGAAGACTTCTTCCGCAATCTCCCCGACGAAGACAGCCCGCGCCGCTCCTCCGCGCTCGGCTCCGGCTTCGTGATTTCCGCCGACGGCTACATCGTCACGAACAACCACGTGATCGAAGGCGCCGACGAGATCATGATCGAGTTCTTCGACAACGACGAACAGCTCGTCGCCGAAGTCGTGGGCACCGACCCGAACACCGACATCGCGCTGCTGAAGGTCGAGGCCGAAGATCTGCCCTACGTCGCCTTCGGTGACAGCGACGGCACCGGCGCACGCGTCGGTGACTGGGTCATGGCCATGGGCAACCCGCTCGGCCAGGGCTTCTCAATCTCCGCCGGCATCATCTCCGCCCGCAACCGGGCGCTGTCGGGAACCTACGACGACTACATCCAGACCGACGCCGCCATCAACCGCGGCAACTCCGGCGGTCCGCTGTTCAACATGGACGGCGAAGTGATCGGCGTGAACACCGCGATCCTGTCGCCCACCGGCGGCTCCATCGGTATCGGCTTCGCGATGTCTTCCGCTGTCGTTTCCAATGTGGTCGACCAGCTTCAGGAATACGGCGAAACCCGCCGCGGCTGGCTCGGCGTTCGCATCCAGGACGTCACGCCGGACATGGTCGACGCGATCGACGGTCTCGACTCCGCGGTCGGCGCGATGATCACCGACGTGCCTCCGGGTCCGGCCGAAGACGCCGGCATGCAGGCGGGTGACATCATCCTGACCTTCGACGGCACCGACGTCGAGGACACCCGCGAACTGGTCCGCATGGTCGGCAACGCGCCGGTCGGCAAGGAAGTCCCGGTCACCGTCCTGCGCGAGGGCGAGAACATGGACCTCACCGTGACGCTCGGCCGTCGCGAGACGGACGAAGCCGAAGCCTTCCCCGCGTCGTCCGACGCCGTTCCGGAAGAGCAGGGCGAAGCGGAAGTGCTCGGCCTCACCCTCTCCGAGGTGACGACCGCGCTAACCGAGCAGTTCGATCTGACGGTCGAAGAAGGTCTCGTCATCACCGGCATTGATCCGATGTCGGAAGCCGCCTCCAAGGGGCTGCTCGACGGTGACGTCATCACCGAGGCCGGCCAGCAGCCGGTCGCCACGGTCGCCGAGTTCCAGGAGCGTATCGAAGAGGCCCGCGATGCCGGCCGTCGCTCGCTCCTCCTCCTCGTCCGCCGTGGTGGTGATCCCCGCTTCGTCGCCCTCGGCCTGGTCGAAGACGACGCCGGCGAAGAAGACGACTCCGCCGAGTGA
- the cobS gene encoding adenosylcobinamide-GDP ribazoletransferase, translating into MAGEIERKLRRVPGDVGAALALLTRLPAPFADHERGARAAWAWPVAGLAVALIVGAVAAGGRWLGLADGVSAVLALAAGAVVTGGLHEDGLSDTLDGFGAGGSAERRLGVMKDSRIGAHGALALLLSVLLRWSCLVVALEAGLLWPAVLVAGVASRAAMTVVAWALPHARPDGLSRMTGRPTSDMALAAGLVALIVALLASPARVILVALVVAVAVVVLARGAKRRLGGQTGDVLGATQQVGEMAALIAMTIWP; encoded by the coding sequence ATGGCTGGCGAGATCGAGCGGAAACTGCGCCGCGTTCCGGGGGACGTGGGCGCGGCGCTGGCGCTGCTGACCCGACTGCCGGCGCCCTTCGCGGATCACGAGCGCGGGGCGCGCGCCGCGTGGGCCTGGCCGGTCGCGGGGCTGGCGGTGGCGCTGATCGTCGGCGCAGTCGCCGCCGGGGGACGGTGGCTCGGGCTGGCGGACGGGGTCTCTGCCGTTCTGGCGCTGGCGGCGGGGGCCGTCGTGACGGGCGGGCTGCACGAGGACGGGCTGTCGGACACGCTCGATGGCTTCGGAGCCGGTGGGTCAGCCGAAAGGCGGCTCGGCGTGATGAAGGACAGCCGGATCGGGGCGCACGGGGCGCTGGCTTTGCTCCTGTCGGTGCTGCTGCGGTGGAGCTGCCTCGTCGTGGCGCTGGAGGCCGGGTTGCTCTGGCCCGCCGTGCTGGTGGCAGGAGTGGCGAGCCGCGCGGCGATGACCGTCGTCGCCTGGGCCCTGCCCCATGCGCGGCCGGACGGTCTGTCGCGGATGACGGGCCGCCCGACAAGCGACATGGCCCTCGCCGCTGGGCTGGTCGCGCTGATCGTCGCGTTGCTGGCCTCACCGGCGCGGGTGATCCTCGTGGCGCTTGTCGTCGCGGTCGCCGTGGTAGTGCTGGCGCGGGGCGCGAAGCGACGGCTTGGGGGGCAGACGGGCGACGTGCTCGGCGCGACGCAGCAGGTCGGCGAGATGGCCGCGCTGATCGCGATGACGATCTGGCCCTAG
- a CDS encoding FG-GAP repeat domain-containing protein produces MRAAPIAGLAMLLALPVEAQVPDILSAHYDGPTDRYPHGALGDPFEWGTLVLERNQCPGCAGIERDTLTINLPPELVFEDTAPRLVDVDGDGLRDVITVQSHRDYGARLAVFDSLGAVVAATDRIGQPNRWLAPLGAVDLDGDGRVEIAYVDRPHLAKRLIVVEYREGTLTPEAVAEGHTNHRFGDPEIGGGLRLCDGAAEIITASGDWTRVLATSLRNGVLSSRDLGPYTGPDSFTAALAC; encoded by the coding sequence ATGCGCGCGGCGCCGATCGCGGGGCTGGCGATGCTGCTGGCCCTGCCGGTCGAGGCGCAGGTCCCCGACATCCTGTCCGCCCACTACGACGGCCCGACCGACCGCTACCCCCACGGTGCGCTCGGCGACCCGTTCGAATGGGGCACCCTCGTGCTCGAGCGGAACCAGTGCCCCGGCTGCGCGGGGATCGAGCGTGACACGCTGACCATAAATCTGCCGCCGGAGCTGGTCTTCGAGGACACCGCGCCGCGCCTCGTGGACGTCGACGGCGATGGTCTGCGCGACGTCATCACGGTGCAAAGCCATCGCGACTACGGGGCCCGCCTTGCCGTGTTCGACAGCCTTGGTGCCGTGGTCGCGGCAACCGACCGGATCGGTCAGCCGAACCGCTGGCTCGCGCCGCTCGGCGCAGTCGACCTCGACGGCGACGGGCGAGTCGAGATCGCCTATGTCGACCGACCTCACCTCGCGAAGCGCCTGATCGTCGTCGAATACCGCGAGGGCACCCTGACGCCCGAGGCAGTGGCGGAGGGTCACACCAACCACCGCTTCGGCGATCCCGAGATCGGCGGCGGCCTCCGGCTCTGCGATGGCGCGGCGGAGATCATCACGGCCTCCGGCGACTGGACCCGCGTCCTCGCCACCTCGCTGCGAAACGGGGTCCTGAGCAGCCGCGACCTCGGCCCCTACACTGGGCCCGACAGCTTCACCGCCGCGCTCGCCTGCTAG
- a CDS encoding Hint domain-containing protein has protein sequence MAIVNADLGSSDFVVDSSNANNGDVVNVTALGSNTLTVDGVDVSVSSIANVTALATPTFEAVNGGSLTFNAGLLGATALNSINFNVGEDGSRIEVDAATINLNISDFNVNFLGNDDSPTGIGEFVYDPPALSLTPITFDVSGYSTGDRLMVDGRSAMSFTYDSGSGIGRLSSTAFLQQTVRFEFEMSQEQADLLLNAGTRGDYILADGTFIFPGASFVCFVKGTMIETEHGPAPIELLREGDLIRTRDNGLRPIRWIGSTRIRSTRDTAPIRFARGSIGNGRELLVSPQHRMPIESWETELLFGESRVLVPAKHLVNGDTITQLEPGTVEYFHMLFDTHEIVFSEGVPTESFHPGEFGLSTLERAAQEEIFGLFPELRTDLAGGFGPAAYPTLRRHEVALLAAA, from the coding sequence ATGGCAATCGTAAACGCAGACCTTGGAAGCAGCGACTTCGTCGTCGACAGCTCCAACGCCAACAATGGTGACGTGGTCAATGTCACCGCCCTCGGCAGCAACACCCTCACAGTCGACGGCGTCGATGTTTCTGTCAGCAGCATCGCAAACGTCACCGCCCTGGCGACCCCGACATTCGAGGCGGTCAACGGCGGCTCGCTGACGTTCAACGCGGGACTGCTCGGCGCTACGGCGCTCAACAGCATCAACTTCAACGTTGGCGAGGACGGCTCGCGGATCGAGGTCGACGCCGCGACGATCAACCTCAACATTTCCGACTTCAACGTGAACTTTCTCGGCAACGACGACAGTCCCACGGGCATCGGCGAGTTCGTCTACGATCCGCCCGCACTTTCGCTGACACCGATCACCTTCGACGTCTCGGGATATTCCACGGGCGACCGACTTATGGTCGACGGACGGTCGGCCATGTCATTCACCTACGATTCCGGCAGCGGGATCGGCCGCCTGTCCAGTACGGCATTCCTGCAGCAGACGGTGCGCTTCGAGTTCGAGATGAGCCAGGAGCAGGCCGATCTTCTGCTCAACGCCGGAACCCGTGGCGATTACATCCTCGCCGACGGCACGTTCATCTTCCCCGGTGCTTCCTTCGTCTGCTTCGTGAAGGGCACCATGATCGAGACGGAGCACGGCCCGGCGCCGATCGAGCTGCTGCGCGAAGGCGACCTCATCCGAACCCGCGACAACGGCTTGCGCCCGATCCGCTGGATCGGCTCCACCCGCATCCGCTCCACCCGTGACACCGCTCCCATCCGGTTCGCGCGGGGCTCCATCGGCAACGGTCGCGAGCTGCTCGTCTCTCCGCAGCACCGGATGCCGATCGAAAGCTGGGAAACCGAGCTGTTGTTCGGGGAAAGCCGGGTTCTCGTCCCCGCCAAGCATCTCGTGAACGGCGACACGATCACCCAGCTCGAACCGGGCACGGTGGAATATTTCCACATGCTCTTCGACACCCACGAGATCGTCTTCTCCGAAGGTGTTCCGACGGAGAGCTTCCACCCCGGTGAGTTCGGTCTATCGACCCTCGAACGTGCCGCGCAGGAAGAGATCTTCGGCCTCTTCCCGGAACTCCGCACCGACCTCGCGGGCGGCTTCGGTCCCGCCGCCTATCCGACGCTTCGCCGGCACGAGGTCGCTCTCCTCGCCGCCGCCTGA
- a CDS encoding VOC family protein, which produces MARVTGIGGVFFRSNDPAALAAWYHEHLGIDPVSETGAWTQAAGPTVFAPFSQGTDYFGDPAQQFMINFRVDDLKALTAQLEAAGITVETREEWDMPEIGTFARIHDPDGNPIELWQPADGI; this is translated from the coding sequence ATGGCCAGAGTCACGGGCATCGGAGGCGTCTTCTTCCGCAGCAATGACCCGGCGGCACTCGCCGCCTGGTATCACGAACATCTCGGCATCGACCCGGTGTCCGAGACGGGCGCTTGGACGCAAGCCGCCGGCCCCACGGTCTTCGCCCCCTTCAGCCAGGGCACCGACTATTTCGGCGACCCGGCGCAGCAGTTCATGATCAACTTCCGCGTCGATGACCTGAAAGCGCTGACCGCACAGCTCGAGGCCGCCGGCATTACCGTCGAGACGCGGGAGGAGTGGGACATGCCCGAGATCGGCACCTTCGCGCGTATCCACGATCCGGACGGCAACCCGATCGAGCTGTGGCAACCGGCCGACGGGATCTGA
- a CDS encoding peptidoglycan-binding domain-containing protein has translation MIRFPPPMIALAVMALAACDSAGGSATRIAPEADRLHIAQGDDGLCYGRTISPALIETVTEQVMIRPATVNEAGEQLQAATFETVTEQRILRERTETEFETLCPQELTADFVGSLQRALTARGSYAGRPTEAYDRATQVAVQEFQESNGGPSSPVISRYTAVQLGLVELRQDELDRLDEQYDEAG, from the coding sequence ATGATCCGGTTCCCTCCCCCGATGATCGCCCTCGCGGTGATGGCGCTTGCGGCCTGCGACAGCGCGGGCGGCTCCGCGACCCGCATTGCGCCGGAGGCCGACCGCTTGCACATCGCGCAGGGGGACGACGGGCTTTGCTACGGGCGCACCATCTCTCCCGCGCTGATCGAGACGGTGACGGAGCAGGTCATGATCCGGCCCGCGACGGTGAACGAGGCCGGCGAGCAGCTTCAGGCTGCGACCTTCGAGACGGTGACCGAGCAGCGCATCCTGCGCGAGCGGACGGAGACGGAGTTCGAGACGCTCTGCCCGCAGGAGCTGACGGCGGATTTCGTCGGCTCCCTGCAACGCGCGCTGACCGCGCGCGGCAGCTACGCGGGCCGGCCGACGGAGGCCTATGACCGCGCCACGCAGGTCGCCGTGCAGGAGTTCCAGGAGAGCAACGGCGGCCCGTCGAGCCCGGTGATCTCGCGCTATACCGCCGTGCAGCTCGGCCTGGTGGAACTCCGGCAGGACGAGCTCGACCGGCTGGACGAGCAATACGACGAGGCCGGCTGA
- a CDS encoding pentapeptide repeat-containing protein, which translates to MFGFLMLASGILLVVVAVLVVLWVVWKPAWMGFSGRTLWDWISLLAVPAVLWGAGLIFNEGQAQREEARASAEALQAYVDRITALVIDPGMADRPESFAAAGRAQTTAVLSQIRSRDAGTVLRYLAEIGTLADFAPSFEGTDLTGAELKELDLEGVDFEGAILIGADLEDAELSGVDFEGADLTRADFKGADLRGADFEGALLDDTDFSGARLDGADLSAAENLTARQLRTACIGSATVLPAGIGDVAGECRREDDD; encoded by the coding sequence ATGTTCGGATTTCTCATGCTCGCCAGTGGCATACTGCTTGTCGTCGTCGCCGTTCTCGTGGTGCTCTGGGTCGTCTGGAAGCCCGCATGGATGGGCTTTTCGGGGCGCACCCTCTGGGACTGGATTTCGCTTCTCGCGGTTCCGGCGGTGCTGTGGGGCGCAGGACTTATTTTCAACGAGGGGCAGGCCCAGCGCGAGGAAGCCCGCGCGAGCGCGGAGGCATTGCAAGCCTATGTCGACCGGATCACCGCGCTGGTCATCGACCCCGGCATGGCGGACCGGCCCGAAAGCTTCGCCGCGGCGGGCCGCGCGCAGACCACGGCCGTCCTGTCCCAGATCCGCTCGAGAGACGCCGGCACCGTTCTGCGCTATCTCGCCGAGATCGGCACGCTCGCCGACTTCGCCCCCTCCTTCGAAGGCACGGACCTGACGGGAGCCGAACTGAAGGAGCTCGACCTCGAGGGCGTCGACTTCGAAGGGGCTATCCTGATCGGCGCCGACCTGGAGGACGCGGAGTTGTCCGGCGTCGACTTCGAAGGGGCCGACCTGACGCGCGCCGACTTCAAGGGCGCCGACCTGCGCGGAGCGGATTTCGAGGGTGCACTGCTGGACGACACGGACTTCTCCGGCGCGCGGCTGGACGGCGCGGACCTGAGCGCGGCGGAGAATCTCACTGCCCGCCAGCTTCGCACGGCCTGCATCGGGTCGGCCACGGTGCTGCCCGCCGGGATCGGTGACGTGGCCGGGGAATGTCGGCGCGAGGACGACGACTGA
- a CDS encoding bifunctional transcriptional activator/DNA repair enzyme AdaA, giving the protein MLFDLPDHATLYAALLARDESYEGRAYVCVSSTGIFCRFTCPARKPKPENCTFHDSVGACIEAGFRACKRCHPLQPAASADPMIGALLAALDERPELRWSEEHITRMGFDLSTVRRSFKRQFGMTFLEMARQRRLREGFESLSDGSKVIAAQQEAGFESASAFRAAFARLVGCAPGDFVKDGVLMADWIGTPIGDMIAVSSLSHLHLLEFVGRKALSSELKRLLESAKGSIGIGTLPPTEQARKELGDFFAGRSARFEVPLGLHGSAFSREVWAALREIPAGETRSYADIARAIGRPSATRAVARANGANQIALLIPCHRVIGADGSLTGYGGGLWRKQRLLEIERQYGVGVSA; this is encoded by the coding sequence ATGCTGTTTGACCTTCCAGATCACGCCACGCTCTATGCCGCGCTGCTTGCGCGGGACGAGAGCTACGAGGGCCGCGCCTATGTCTGTGTGTCGAGCACGGGCATCTTCTGTCGCTTCACCTGCCCGGCCCGCAAGCCGAAGCCGGAGAACTGCACGTTCCACGATTCCGTCGGCGCCTGCATCGAGGCGGGCTTCCGTGCCTGCAAGCGGTGCCACCCGCTGCAACCCGCCGCCTCGGCCGACCCGATGATCGGCGCGTTGCTGGCCGCGCTCGACGAGCGGCCGGAGCTGCGCTGGAGCGAAGAGCACATCACGCGGATGGGGTTCGATCTGTCGACGGTGCGGCGCAGTTTCAAGCGGCAGTTCGGGATGACGTTTCTCGAGATGGCGCGGCAGCGGCGGCTCCGCGAAGGGTTCGAAAGCCTGTCGGACGGGTCGAAGGTGATCGCCGCACAGCAGGAGGCCGGGTTCGAGTCGGCGAGCGCCTTCCGCGCCGCCTTTGCCCGGCTGGTCGGATGTGCGCCCGGTGACTTCGTGAAGGACGGCGTCCTGATGGCCGACTGGATCGGCACCCCGATCGGCGACATGATCGCGGTTTCGAGCCTCTCTCACCTGCACTTGCTGGAGTTCGTCGGGCGAAAGGCGCTGTCGAGTGAGCTGAAGCGGCTGCTCGAAAGCGCGAAAGGGTCGATCGGGATCGGCACCCTGCCCCCGACCGAACAGGCCCGCAAGGAGCTTGGCGATTTCTTCGCCGGCCGGTCGGCGCGGTTCGAAGTACCGCTCGGCCTGCATGGCTCCGCCTTCTCGCGGGAAGTCTGGGCCGCGCTGCGCGAGATCCCGGCGGGCGAGACACGCAGCTATGCCGACATCGCGCGGGCGATCGGCCGGCCTTCGGCGACCCGGGCCGTGGCGCGGGCGAACGGCGCGAACCAGATCGCGCTGTTGATCCCCTGCCATCGGGTGATTGGGGCTGACGGCTCTCTCACCGGCTACGGCGGCGGGCTGTGGCGCAAGCAGCGGCTGCTGGAGATCGAGCGGCAGTATGGGGTCGGCGTTTCGGCCTGA
- the pntB gene encoding Re/Si-specific NAD(P)(+) transhydrogenase subunit beta, translating to MSIGIVSAAYIAAAVLFILSLGGLSNQESAKRAVWYGIAGMAIAVVATIFGPGVYNLFLILIAVAAGAFAGHYVAGKVQMTEMPQLVAALHSFVGLAAVFIGLNADIMLSSVESLKADGAQLQTLLADRALTGFGERLWLKDAVEVSILKVEVFLGIFIGAVTFTGSVVAFGKLAGRVDGKPKKLPGGHMLNLLALVVSIILGLMFMNGAGLWTMVLVTLIAGFIGWHLIMGIGGADMPVVVSMLNSYSGWAAAAIGFTLGNDLLIVTGALVGSSGAILSYIMCKAMNRHFVSVILGGFGGTTGPAQEVEGEMVATDADGVASALEDADSVVIVPGYGMAVAQAQQPVAELTRRLRAQGKEVRFAIHPVAGRLPGHMNVLLAEAKVPYDIVLEMDEINDDFPSTDVVIVIGSNDIVNPAAQDDPNSPIAGMPVLEVWKAKQVFVSKRGQGTGYSGIENPLFFKENTRMFYGDAKASVNELLTKIS from the coding sequence ATGAGCATCGGCATCGTTTCCGCCGCCTATATCGCCGCGGCCGTCCTCTTCATCCTGTCGCTCGGCGGGCTGTCCAACCAGGAGAGCGCCAAGCGCGCCGTCTGGTACGGCATCGCGGGGATGGCCATCGCGGTCGTCGCCACGATCTTCGGCCCCGGCGTCTACAACCTGTTCCTGATCCTGATCGCCGTCGCCGCGGGGGCCTTCGCGGGCCATTACGTCGCCGGCAAGGTTCAGATGACCGAGATGCCGCAGCTCGTCGCGGCACTGCACTCCTTCGTCGGCCTCGCCGCCGTCTTCATCGGGCTGAACGCCGACATCATGCTGTCTTCCGTGGAGAGCCTGAAGGCCGACGGCGCGCAGTTGCAGACGTTGCTGGCCGACCGGGCGCTCACTGGCTTCGGGGAACGTCTGTGGCTCAAGGACGCCGTCGAGGTCTCCATCCTCAAGGTCGAAGTGTTCCTCGGCATCTTCATCGGTGCCGTGACCTTCACCGGCTCCGTCGTCGCCTTCGGCAAGCTGGCGGGCCGCGTCGACGGCAAGCCGAAAAAGCTGCCGGGCGGTCACATGCTGAACCTGCTGGCGCTGGTCGTGTCGATCATCCTCGGCCTGATGTTCATGAACGGTGCGGGCCTGTGGACCATGGTGCTGGTCACGCTGATCGCGGGCTTCATCGGCTGGCACCTCATCATGGGCATCGGCGGGGCGGACATGCCAGTGGTCGTGTCGATGCTGAACAGCTATTCCGGCTGGGCGGCCGCGGCGATCGGCTTCACGCTGGGCAACGACCTGCTGATCGTGACCGGCGCGCTGGTCGGCTCCTCCGGCGCGATCCTGTCCTACATCATGTGCAAGGCGATGAACCGGCACTTCGTCTCGGTCATCCTCGGCGGCTTCGGCGGCACCACGGGCCCGGCGCAGGAAGTCGAGGGCGAGATGGTCGCCACCGATGCCGATGGCGTCGCCTCCGCGCTCGAGGATGCCGACAGCGTGGTGATCGTGCCCGGCTACGGCATGGCCGTCGCGCAGGCGCAGCAGCCCGTGGCCGAGCTGACGCGCCGCCTGCGCGCGCAGGGCAAGGAAGTGCGTTTCGCCATCCACCCCGTCGCAGGGCGTCTTCCGGGCCACATGAACGTCCTGCTGGCCGAGGCGAAGGTGCCCTACGACATCGTGCTGGAGATGGACGAGATCAACGACGACTTCCCCTCCACCGACGTGGTGATCGTCATCGGCTCCAATGACATCGTGAACCCCGCCGCGCAGGACGATCCGAACTCTCCGATCGCGGGGATGCCGGTGCTCGAGGTCTGGAAGGCGAAGCAGGTCTTCGTCTCCAAGCGGGGGCAGGGGACGGGTTACTCCGGCATCGAGAACCCGCTCTTCTTCAAGGAGAACACCCGCATGTTCTATGGCGATGCCAAGGCATCGGTGAACGAGTTGCTGACAAAGATCAGCTGA
- a CDS encoding 2Fe-2S iron-sulfur cluster-binding protein, translated as MAKITYIEHGGKEHVVEVSNGMTVMEGARDNGIPGIEADCGGACACSTCHVYVAPDWVDKLPDRDPMEEDMLDFAYEPDPTRSRLTCQLKVTDALDGLVVQMPEKQI; from the coding sequence ATGGCGAAAATCACCTACATCGAACACGGCGGCAAGGAACACGTGGTCGAAGTGTCCAACGGCATGACGGTCATGGAAGGCGCGCGGGACAACGGCATCCCCGGCATCGAGGCGGACTGCGGCGGCGCCTGCGCCTGCTCGACCTGTCATGTCTACGTGGCGCCCGACTGGGTCGACAAGCTGCCCGACCGCGACCCGATGGAAGAGGACATGCTCGACTTCGCCTACGAGCCGGACCCGACGCGCTCGCGCCTGACCTGCCAGCTGAAGGTGACCGACGCGCTCGACGGGCTTGTCGTTCAGATGCCGGAAAAGCAGATCTGA
- the cobT gene encoding nicotinate-nucleotide--dimethylbenzimidazole phosphoribosyltransferase: MSSPFTTIKAFADRLESQPVDSAEARMAAAERNGLLTKPPGSLGRLEDLAIWYAGWRDDPRPSLERIQICVFAGNHGIAARGVSAFPPEVTVQMVANFEAGGAAINQLARTFGAEMSVVPLSLDTPTRDFTQDAAMTEEELVEALSAGWSAVDPEADLFVAGEMGIANTTAAAAIAAALFGGAAREWVGRGTGVDETGLALKAAVIEEALALHNAARGNPLEVLRCVGGREIAAMTGAMAAAREHRVPVILDGFIASSAAAVLHCIRPTTLDHVVAGHQSGEAAHGKLLGMIEKSALLHLGLRLGEGSGAAVAIGVLKAAIACHSGMATFAEAGVSDA, encoded by the coding sequence ATGTCGTCGCCATTCACCACGATCAAGGCGTTCGCGGACCGTCTCGAAAGCCAGCCCGTCGACAGCGCCGAAGCGCGCATGGCCGCGGCGGAGCGGAACGGCCTGCTGACCAAGCCGCCGGGCTCACTCGGTCGGCTCGAGGACCTCGCGATCTGGTACGCCGGCTGGCGCGACGATCCCCGGCCGTCTCTCGAGCGCATCCAGATCTGCGTCTTCGCCGGGAACCACGGCATCGCCGCGCGCGGGGTCTCCGCCTTCCCGCCCGAGGTCACGGTCCAGATGGTCGCCAACTTCGAAGCCGGCGGCGCGGCCATCAACCAGCTTGCCAGGACCTTCGGCGCGGAGATGAGCGTCGTGCCGCTGTCGCTCGACACGCCGACCCGGGACTTCACCCAGGACGCCGCCATGACCGAGGAGGAGCTGGTCGAGGCGCTCTCCGCCGGCTGGTCCGCCGTCGACCCCGAGGCCGACCTCTTCGTTGCGGGAGAGATGGGCATCGCCAACACCACGGCCGCCGCTGCCATCGCCGCTGCCCTCTTCGGCGGCGCGGCGCGGGAGTGGGTCGGGCGTGGCACGGGCGTGGACGAGACGGGCCTCGCGCTCAAGGCCGCCGTGATCGAGGAGGCGCTCGCGCTGCACAATGCCGCGCGGGGCAACCCGCTCGAAGTGCTCCGCTGCGTCGGCGGGCGGGAGATCGCGGCGATGACCGGCGCGATGGCCGCCGCACGCGAGCACCGCGTTCCCGTCATCCTCGACGGCTTCATCGCCAGTTCCGCCGCCGCCGTGCTGCATTGCATCCGTCCCACCACGCTCGACCACGTCGTCGCCGGCCACCAGAGCGGCGAGGCGGCCCACGGCAAGCTGCTCGGCATGATCGAGAAATCGGCGCTGCTGCACCTCGGCCTGCGGCTCGGCGAAGGCTCCGGCGCGGCCGTCGCGATTGGCGTGCTGAAGGCCGCGATCGCCTGTCACTCCGGCATGGCCACCTTCGCGGAGGCCGGCGTCAGCGACGCCTGA